A portion of the Ignavibacteriota bacterium genome contains these proteins:
- a CDS encoding STAS/SEC14 domain-containing protein, which yields MPWTARFIADDGIIEMTYEGILTEAELHASVHAAVEYGTREDTLNVLADCTRIIAEGSLFDVVELVNFYDQNKVTRRMREAVIVDAGSPTEMYMRFYETVACNRGYTVRTFTSAEDARNWLRGEA from the coding sequence ATGCCTTGGACTGCACGTTTTATTGCGGACGACGGCATCATCGAAATGACGTACGAGGGAATACTCACGGAAGCCGAACTCCATGCGTCGGTTCATGCCGCGGTGGAATACGGCACGCGGGAGGATACGCTGAATGTTCTCGCGGACTGCACTCGCATCATCGCGGAAGGATCCTTGTTCGATGTTGTGGAACTTGTCAATTTCTACGACCAGAACAAGGTCACGCGGAGGATGCGCGAAGCAGTGATTGTCGACGCGGGCTCACCGACGGAAATGTACATGCGGTTCTACGAAACCGTGGCGTGCAACCGCGGTTACACCGTTCGCACCTTCACGTCGGCGGAGGATGCGCGGAACTGGCTGCGGGGAGAGGCATAG